CCCAAAATTATGAACCTTGGGTTTAGACATCCAGATGAGAATCGGGAAGGAATGGTGGCAAGGGGTCGCGCAAATCTTTGCAGAAGTGTCCTTTCCCAGGGCTGTCCCGGCGCCTGCCCCAGCTTTCAGAGCCGGGGGCGCGCGGGGGCGAGGGTGGCTCCTCGGGCGCAGGGCGCAGGCTGAGCACCTCTGGGACCGAAAGGAGCTCGGGTGTATTGGAGAGGCGGACCTGGGAGGCGCTGGGGTTGCTGCCTAAGGGTAGATGGAGAGTGAGGGCTGAGGCGCAGGTAGAGACGGGCCAGACGgatgggaagaggagaggaggaggttaCTCAAAAAAAGGTGAGTGGCCGGAGAAAGAGAGCCGGgcagcaagagagagagaaaggaccggGGAAGGTGCTGGTGGGGAAGGAAGCGGCGGGAGAAATGGTGAAGGAGGGCAGCGGCCAAGACCCGCTTCTCACGGCCCAGGTCTGGGGGTAGACCGGACACATCCTTGGCGCTCAatcctgtttccttcttttctctcagttctggGGCAGCGCTGCCCGACTGGGGCGGGTGGGTGGAGGGCCGTGGAGGCAAACGGCGCCCTAGGTTGACTCGGTGTCACCCCCAGGACCCGCCCCCTCCTCCATTCCCGCAGGGTCAGAGTCCTGGGTGCCCGCCAAACCGAGACAGCTCGAGGGCAGTTTTCCACTCGACGGGGCGGGCCCCGGATCCTGGGAAACACTCCGCCCAGGCCCCTCGCCCCAGCAGTGCGGGGGCCAGGGAGGAgcgagggagggggcagggtgccACCTAGATAGCGATTCCCTCCGCCCGCCGCCTCCCCGCTGGCCCGGCCCGGCTCGGCCTCTGGTGCCGCAGAGCCCGCAAGGGTTAAAGGCGGCCACAGGTGAGGTGGGCGGGGCCGCGAATTCGGGCAAAAGGAGCGCAGGGCCGAGGATGAAGGCAGAGAGCGCGGTGAGTCACGGGCGGAGCTGTCCTCGCTCGCTCGCCGGCTCCCGCCCGCCCTCCGCCCTCCCGCCGCCTCTCTCCGCCCCTCCGCCGCCGCCAGCCGCCGGGTCTTGTTGCGGCCCCCTCTCGCCCTCGGCTCCTGCCCCTCGCCGCTGGAGAGGCCGCCGGCGCGCGAGGCCCAGGAGCGCCCGTCGGGAGGGCGCCAGCCTGCCGTGCCAGGCGCCCGAGCGCAGCCTCGAGGTAGGAGCCCGGGTCCGGGCGGCGAGGGGTGCGCGCATCGGGGATCGTCTCGGAAAGACGCGCCCGGAACGCGCCACAGCCTCCTCTGGCCTCGGGGGAGGTGGTCTTAAAGAATCCGAGGGGCTTAGAGCCCCGGCGGAGTGAAAACGGGGCGGACGGGCGAGGCTGGAGACTGGGGAAACTGGAGCGACTGGGACAACTGGAGGATTGGACCCCTGAGGACCGGGAGTACAGAAGTCCTGACCACCTGAGCACCGGTGATGGGAGAGGCAGCCGGcggaagggggaaggagggtgtCTCTACCAGCCTTCCCGCCTTGGGGAGCGGCACGCAGGGGTACGCGCCCGGCTGTCTCCCTTCCCGAGATCTCGGTAGCAGGCGAGTGCATCCCAGGATCGGGCTCCCTGGCcctgtggcgggagaggccactcTGGAGCCTGGATCGttagcctccccccacccccccgcccccaacccctGGGGCCGTTCCCAGGCGCCAAAAGCTATTAGGGTCCCAGGCCTCTCTGCTCCCGCCCAGCCCCTGCTGGGCTGCCCCGCCTGGGCCTGAGGCTCCATTCCTGCCGCTTCTCCCTGTTCCTTTCTTGTGGTGAGGCACCAGGAGCCTGAGCAGGCGCCCcaatccccctctccctccctctccccgaccACCAGGGCGACCTCCCTGGTCCCAGAAGCAGAAGGTGGTAGGGTCATCCGAATCCTGATTTAGGAAGGAAAAGTCCCGCCCTAAACCACTGCGTCTCCTCCCCCATCATCAGAGAAGGCTCAGGCACCCAAACCCACATACTCCAGGCATCACGGCAGGGCTCCCAGACCTCAGGGAGAGGTGGTGAGACGAGGGGGAACTTCAAGCGACAGGTATGTGGTCCAGAGAGGGGTGGGGGGTTCTTTAGGTTCCCGGTGGTTtagggaaagagaaacagaccaGGACTATACTGTATATACCTCTGGTTCACAGAGGTATATACAGTACCTATTtactgactgaataaataaaatttttttcaagtgacTTCTCCAAAtatggcctcagttttctcttctctaaaataAGAGAACTGGCCtggagcagtagttctcaacacttggctgcatgttagaatcatctggagagctCCTAAAAATGATCCAGGCCTAGAATGCACCCCCTATATAATCTCTTTGGGTAATTCTTCCTCTTAATTTCTGTGTGATTCTGGCTTTTCCTGTTGCTTCCCCCACTCTGTCCCTGAATCCCTTAGGGGGGTGGCAATTTTATCTTCCTGAGCATGCTGGTAAGCTCTTCTCTGGCTGACCCCTCCGAGCTTCACATCTGGTCTCCCCTAGATTGGAGGACGGCAGGGGTAGCAGCCAGAAAGCGGGCTGGGCACTGGTGTAGGTCAGGACAGGGAGGGGGGCTTAGTTTCTCTGGCGGGGAGAAGTCTTCTGGAAACTGGCACTGCAGTTGCACCCCAGGGAGCTGAAGTCCCTGCCAGAGGGAAAGGGGCATGGGAGTGGGTTTGGTGGGGCTGAGGCAACCGAGCCAGGCAGGGAGCTGGGGTGAGTGGTGGAGAGCAGTGAAAGGCTCTTCTTCACTGAGCATGCCTCAGGGATGGAAGGAGAGCTCTTTTTCCAAAACCTCAGAACCTGCTTTGGGCTTCGGGAAGTCAGGTCACTTTAAGCTTTGGGTTAGaccacctccctctccccaacTGTGTCCTGAGTTAAACGGGGGAAGCTGAGATGGGCCTAGATTCTCCATTTGGGCTGGCAGCAGATCTGCGGGTGGGCGGGCATGGGGGCAGGGGTTATGGGGCAATGCCACTGCCCCTCCCACTGGGCTGGGCAGCTACAATGGTTCCAGCACTGTACTCTAGTTGTATCCGACTGACCTACTTGCCTGGGACCAGCCCAACTTCCAGGATGAGCTGGGTCCTATAGGAGGGATCACCCAGCACAAGGTAGACTTCCCCCATCCTCTGCACCTCACACCCTCAACCCTTCCTAGCACTCCCAAGTTCTCTTAACTGATCTTTAGTCCCCACCCAGACATGCCTTCCTCTTTTTCACCTGGGGATGGGAAAGAAGCATTTGACAGGGAAGGGAACTGGGCTAGGACGGGAAATGAGACGGTTACTGTCCTCACTTTACCTCATCTTTTCCTCCTTTAGGTCCCACCTGAGGTGCCCTTGACcatccctgtcccccaccccactccgGATCCCGGCAATGCTAACCGCCGTCTGCGGCTCTCTGGGCAGCCAGCACTCGGACGCGCCTCCCGCCTCCCCGCCGCGCCTCGACCTGCAGCCCCTCCACACATACCAGGGCCACACGAGCCCGGAGGCCGGGGACTACCCCTCCCCGCTGCAGCCTGGAGAGCTGCAGAGCCTCCCGCTGGGCCCAGAGGTGGACTTCTCACAGGGCTATGAGCTGCCGGGGGCCTCCTCTCGGGTAACCTGCGAGGACCTGGAAAGCGACAGTCCCTTGGCCCCGGGACCCTTTTCCAAGCTCCTGCAGCCGGACATGTCACACCATTACGAATCGTGGTTCCGGCCGACACACCCAGGCACCGAGGATGGCTCTTGGTGGGACCTTCATCCGGGCACCAGCTGGATGGACCTCCCCCACACGCAGGGCGCGCTGACCTCACCTGGCCACCCCGGGGCGCTTCAGGCTGGCTTGGAGGGCTACGTCGGAGACCACCAGCTTTGTGCCCAGCCGCCCCACCCACACCCGCACCATCTCCTCCCAGCCGCCGGAGGGCAGCACCTCCTCGGGCCTCCCGACGGGGCGAAGGCCTTGGAAGCAGCCGCCCCGGAATCCCAGGGCCTGGATACCAGTCTGGATGGGGCGGCCCGGCCCAAAGGCTCCCGGCGGTCAGTGCCCCGCAGCTCAGGCCAGACCGTGTGCCGCTGCCCCAACTGCCTGGAGGCGGAGCGGCTGGGGGCTCCGTGCGGGCCCGATGGGGGCAAGAAGAAGCATTTGCACAATTGCCACATCCCGGGCTGTGGGAAAGCCTACGCCAAGACATCGCACCTGAAGGCACACCTGCGCTGGCACAGCGGCGACCGCCCCTTCGTGTGCAACTGGCTCTTCTGCGGCAAGCGCTTCACGCGCTCCGACGAGCTGCAGCGCCACCTCCAGACCCACACCGGCACCAAGAAGTTCCCCTGCGCAGTTTGCAGCCGAGTCTTCATGCGCAGCGACCACCTGGCCAAACACATGAAAACCCACGAGGGCGCCAAAGAGGAGGCTGCCGGGGCGGCGGCGGGAGAGGGCAAGGCCGGCGGAGCGGAGCCCCCCGGGGGCAAAGGCAAGCGCGAGGCCGAGGGCAGTGCGGCTGCCTCCAACTGAGCTCCTCGTCCCGCCTCCCCGTCCCGCCTCCCCGTTGGTCTCCCCTGGGGCCATCAGAAGAGCGCCCTCTGGCCTCATGCCCTTGTGGGGGTGGCTTGAGTAAGAGAAGGTGGTTATTTATtgagagggagggaaagtggTGCGGGGGTCAGGGAGCCGGGTCGCTAGGGGTTTCATAGTCTCTGGGGCTGGACAGGACGGACGCGTTTGACTGGGCGGGGAGGAGCTGCGCATGCCCATCAGTTCTCCCCTTCCTCGCTCTTTCACTCACGCCCCGGGGCTGGGGGGTTGGGGTGGACTACCCTTACGGTGGCTGGAGGGCCGAGGGGATAGGTTGGAGGATACGGCGCGTCCCCGGAGCAGAGCGGAGTGGGGCCGCCCCGGGCGCTCGGGGTAGTTGTCTGGACACGTCGTTAGCGCCTGGGAACCCGGACATAAAAGGGCCTCTGGAGCCGCGCTGCAGCCCGGGTCCCTTTCATCCCCCTTAGAGTGCTTTACCCCGGGGTTTCCGGAGGGAGAGCTGAGATGGGGTAGCAGAGGCTGGGGGTTTCCCTAAGGGAGGAGTTTCTCACTGGCTGGGAGGGTTGTCGCCGCAGAAATAAAGTCTCTGATGTGCCTCCTTATTAAGCCTTCCAGACCCCGTCTGATGGAGCCacgagggaagaagggaagagggCCAGAATGGGCGACAGCTTCCAGCCAGAAcggtggggtggaggagggagctaGATGTGGAGGTGGGAGCTAAATGTGGAGCTTGAGCAAGGAAGTCTCCTCTAAAATGAGAGGAAGGGATTTGGTCAGGGAGTGGAACTAAGCCCTTCCCCCCTCTAACTCTGATTCAGTCCTTAACTCTTGGTCTTTATAAAAGTAAAGTTCAGTAGTCCACTCTCACCTGTCACCCCAGGCAGGCCTTCAAGGCAGCCAAGAGCCCTTGCTCCAGAACTGATGTAGCTCCTCACCCTTGGTGCCTGGCATTTGCCCTCCCCTTAGGGATGGA
Above is a genomic segment from Mesoplodon densirostris isolate mMesDen1 chromosome 18, mMesDen1 primary haplotype, whole genome shotgun sequence containing:
- the SP6 gene encoding transcription factor Sp6; translated protein: MLTAVCGSLGSQHSDAPPASPPRLDLQPLHTYQGHTSPEAGDYPSPLQPGELQSLPLGPEVDFSQGYELPGASSRVTCEDLESDSPLAPGPFSKLLQPDMSHHYESWFRPTHPGTEDGSWWDLHPGTSWMDLPHTQGALTSPGHPGALQAGLEGYVGDHQLCAQPPHPHPHHLLPAAGGQHLLGPPDGAKALEAAAPESQGLDTSLDGAARPKGSRRSVPRSSGQTVCRCPNCLEAERLGAPCGPDGGKKKHLHNCHIPGCGKAYAKTSHLKAHLRWHSGDRPFVCNWLFCGKRFTRSDELQRHLQTHTGTKKFPCAVCSRVFMRSDHLAKHMKTHEGAKEEAAGAAAGEGKAGGAEPPGGKGKREAEGSAAASN